The Gossypium arboreum isolate Shixiya-1 chromosome 4, ASM2569848v2, whole genome shotgun sequence DNA segment GTCATACCGTATTTTTGCATCAAAAAATACTGGTGCTGCCCATCTCTCCCTCTTCAcccttaaaaaatatattttttaaacacaCATCATTTTGTAATGATGATTCAATGAGTGTGTCAGAAAAATCATAGGTGCTGCCATCTCTCTCCCTCTTACTGTTTCAAACATACCATTTTGATAAATAATGATATTGACATACCATTTgagtatttaattttttatttgcatTGCATTAGACAggtaaaaaatccaaaaaaaatattctttttaaatgttatttctttttaattaagatgatatttgtagaaaaatataattaatgtctttacaatttttttctaattcaataaaataatttaccaaataaaagtaattaccaaatgtttaaaattatgttaaattaacaAGGACCCAGTGTATATATCAATTAAAGAATTGTTTAAGATTAAAAAGTATTTAATTCttaatttatattttcatttaataatttatttttattatattcaaTAAAATGTTTAATTACAATttccttatatatatttttaaaaatttgaattacAATTATAAGTAATACATTCAAATAAATTATAATCATAATAAATAATTACAAATACACAACACGACGTCGGTCAACGGTCAACGGTCCATAGGACACAATTTTGCAAATCAAACCCAAAACAAAGTTTGACTGCCCAATTAGCCGGTAGGATTAAATTCACATGATTCCTGATGAAGTCACGGCCCTCAAATTGGAACAACTTTATCCAAATAATCAAAAATGATGTaaaataatatgtattttaagatttgataaaattatttatttattaaaattgaaattatacAAGTTAAATTAAGCTTCTGATATTATTTTCTGCACTTCAAGTTTGCGAACAaactccaagccaaaatccttatTCTCCGCGCTATCTTTTTTATGCTTAAATCTTATGATATTATTTTTTGTAGACATAATTTTGGGATGTACTAAAATAGGATGGAAGCTTCAACCAGCCTTTGAAAGTGTAAGACTTCTTCTTCAAGACATCAACATTAAGCATCAACCAATAAATAACAGAAAACTTGAAAAAAGAAACAATGCAGTAGGCTTTGAACACCTTCGAGCTTTCATTGGCTTCTCTTGACCTTAATTATTCTTGCTTTTCTCTATTTaaggaaaaaaatatatttataaatatttgataaaataatttcattcattATTTCATCTAACTCTCGATAATAGCTTAATGGTTAAGGGATATTAACTAATGTGGGTATACTTTTATCTCGAGTGAAGATACTAACCCATGAATACAACAAAGGCTCgtccttttatatttatttatatctatTCCATTACATATAAATTGTTTTACAATtatacataacataacataaaattgttatttttcATTATCTTATTAACAACTTCTAACATGTAATAGTCACATTGTCGCATTGAGTTTTGATTATATCCCGAGTTGAGTTGAGTTAAATCTCTAAATAGAGACTAAAactttcttaatattatatttttaaaaattttcaaaactcgAACTCGATTAGATTCTAGAAATAACAAAACTTAACTTGATGAATTTAACAATAATCATTTGGCGGtgattgaaatttaaattttgaaagatATAAGgactaaaaatgaccaaattaatgtACATGGATTATGTCCATCACATTCACAAAGTATAATGACTAATAGAAAAACTTTAACATTGTATAAATTATAGAGAATAGATTTCAAATTTATGCATAGagaaaccaaaactaaaatttgcatataaaaaaaatataatgtcAAATGCAGTCCTCAATATTTACATCTTTTGTTAAATTGGCTTTAACTTTTTTTAAGCTACATCTAACCTTTAATCTTTAAAAATGAGTCAAATCACTTTTTAAATGGAAATACTAATTAAAAGTCTGAAAcattactttttcttttaataatattaGCATGACAACTCGCTTAGTAGTCCACATATAATTCATGCTAATATGATATTATTTGTCTTATATACTATGTCAACAAATATTAAAGGATGTTTGAACTGGACTGGACTGGTTGGGTATCGATTTGAAGAATGGCTTTGAACCGGTTTGATTGAGATCCGATATGGACCGACTAAAAAACTAGTTAAATtgagtttttattattatttatttttaatcttttttattCGAACTGGTGGATCGATAGTCTAACCGATTTGACCACGGTTTgatttaaaataattgaaaatttataaaaattgtaaaaaataaaaaataatattcaaaataaaaagtttctaaaaatttagaaaaaaattagtatggGTACATTTGGATTATCATGCAGGTtgaaatgttttaaaaattaacaTTTAGCTAATATTTTGGTTAAAAAACAATTTGActcttttttaaaaattaatggtCAAATTTGACATTTTAAAAGTTAAAGATTAAATTTAGCTTAAAAAAGAATAATGATCAATTTAATAAAAGGAGGTAAATGTTAAATGCTAAATTTGATGTTAATAGATAAGATAATATATAATTTAGCCCCTGAACTTGTCTATTTGTATatatttggtccttaattttttttttgacctCATTGGTTTCTGAGCTTGCATTTCATCAACTAGGTTGGTCTCTTCAGCTATCACTGTTAACTTATGTTGATATGACATTTTTATCCAATCTGATGGTGTCATGTGATAGTCTCTTCATAATACCACGTGACAAACATAATTTATATActtctatttttttaaatttatgtttatcACGTGTCTCATTAAAAGGTTATCACATAACACTACCGAATTGGCTAGTAGTGCCACATCAGCACAAACTAGCAGTACTAATGTGGAGGTACCAACTTAATTGGCAAAATACAAATTTAGAGACTAACTATATAGAAATAAACAAAGTTCGGGgtcaaattatatattaaaccCTTAATAGAATTTTACATATCAATCAAACACTTAATACTTGGCTTTAACCTCCAATCATAAAAACACATCTTTTAATACGGTgggggaaggaaaaaaaaaagaagaagcccTTTGATTGGACATAACAGTCTAAGAATTTCATTTTCAGTCATAAAATTCACCCCCTGTGGGGTCTCTCACCCTTCCCCCCACTGTTCCACCATGGGAGGAGCCTAAGCTAAACACAAaactaaccccttttttttttcctttctacaCTCTGTAAAACCATGAAGAAAATTCCAAAACCCAAAAAAGTCAATAAGGGCAGGCCCTCAAAAAAACTTTTCTtgttttttgggttttctttcttttttataacACTTACTGTACTGTagactttcttttttctttttcttttttttaaatctttCAAAAGATTATAGTCAAGAATTGTGCAATTCAAGTCTTGGTCGGTTCtgggttttctttctttcttttgaattttctcgGGAATTGGGTGTTTTTGTTTGATCGGTTATGTAAATTCTTAGATACCCTTTTCatgattttgtgtttttttttttgattgaTTTTGCAGATTGAAGAATTCccagaaaaaagaaaacaaatggcTCCTTTTTAGATGTTGATTTGTAGCAAAAGGAAGTGGATTCAATTCATATGGATAATCTATGTTGCTTCAACTCTGTAATTTTCTCAACTAACTCTCTTTtcgatttttcttttcttttgtttttcctaATTTGTAGCTCTCAATTAGGCTTTTATATAATCTTATATATAAAAGCCTAATTTGTAGCTTTGACTTTACGGCAAATTTTGTGTTTATCTTTGATGTTATGCAAGAACATTGAAATCATATGGAAAATCTTATGCAAAATACATATAATTGTTGTTATTATTCTCTTTTAGATTGTTGGAGGACGATCTTCATGTAGTTCCGGGAAGGGCAGAAGCCATAACGGCGCTGTCAAGTATGGATTCGCTTTACTGAAAGGTAAAGCGAATCATCCTATGGAGGATTATCATGTCGCAAAGTTCACGCAACTTCAGGGGCACGAACTCGGACTTTTTGCTATATATGATGGTCATTTGGGGGACAGTGTGCCTGCCTATCTGCAAAAGCATTTGCTCCCCAATATCTTAAAGGATGTGAGTTCCCGAACAATCAAATATGAAATAATCCGAATTTCAAGTTGTTCCGGCCGGAACTCGCTGGTTACATGCATTGTTTGTTGAAGTACGTCCTTCAACTTTTTGTTATATGGATTGCAGGAGGAGTTTTGGACCGATCCCAATAGGTCGATTTTGAAAGCTTATGAGAAAACAGACCAAGCGATTCTTTCGCATAGTCCGGACTTAGGACGAGGGGGATCGACTGCTGTCACTGCGATTTTGATAGATGGGCGAAAACTATGGGTAGCCAATGTCGGAGATTCACGTGCCGTTTTATCGAAGAATGGACAAGCAATGCAGATGAGTATCGATCATGAGCCCAGCACAGAGCGAGGAAGCATCGAGAACCGAGGCGGATTTGTCTCGAACTTGCCAGGTTATTTCGAAAACTACCCTTAATAAATCAAAGTAAATAAGTTTGTTTCGGGGAGGCTTACGCATTGTATGCATTGCATTTTATCCCAGGGGATGTTGCAAGAGTGAACGGCCAACTTGCTGTTTCCCGTGCGTTCGGGGACAAGAACTTAAAATTACACCTCCGATCTGATCCCGACATACAAAATGCCGATATTAACTCGAATACTGACCTTCTCATCCTTGCAAGTGATGGACTATGGAAGGTAATTCATCCCTCTCCGGACACCAACAACTTCTCATGTTTCTTTTTATCTCGTTTTTTTCATACTCTATCGAACCAAATCCAGGTTATGTCGAACCAAGAAGCAGTCGACATTGCGAAAAAGACCAAGGATCCGCAACGAGCGGCGAAAAAGCTAGCCGCGGAGGCATTGAACAGAGACAGCAAGGACGATATCTCCTGTATCGTAGTTCGTTTGAAGGGGTGAATGAAAACCGAATGCGACCCAAAACACATCCCCGATTGCGCATGATACGAATCATCAATGGGAGTAAATATGAATCATGGTGATGGTTCAGTGTCTCCATATACTCCTGTCTCCTTTTGTAAAATTAATGTTCTAATGCGGCTTTCATATATTGCTTGATTTCTTCAATTATAGTTGGAAAAGCTCCAGGGAAAATATTTACAGttgatttctttttattttataatatcttaatatttatagtttaaaatattcaaaacttttttaagaatttcaaattaattagtttgtagttatatattttattacatttaATTTCTTTATAATATTTAAAGTTCCATGTGATAGCATGATAGTTAAGAATGTTCATTTGTTTCAAGTGTGACTTGAGTTCAAGTTATGCTAGTAGCATCAGTTGTTCGGGCTTTGTCTAATTATTGAAATTcactaaaaaattatatttttttgtcACCAAATTATAAAAATGATCATGTTAGTTCTTTTGTTTCTATTTTGATGGGAGgttgtgaattttttttaattggtataatTTTATATTCAGTCCTCAAtacttacatattctatcaatttaattttaattctaaatagttcaacaatttttttatataatacctAGAACTACCCATTACCCCCTccccaacccttaaataggagaATAAACGTGCTTTAGTGTGCTTAAACCCACATCCTCCTGTATTGATACCAATGTTGATGCCAATCGAACAAAGATTTAGTCGacaataattgaataaatttaatcCTCTCTATTTCTGAATTTCACTAATTAAAAAAGTTACATCTTTCTTATTAATGATTTAACAGGGGTGATTAAAACAGAAACAAATAATAACATTAGTGATGGAAAtataaagttttataatttaatgaCCAAAACAAAAACAAGCTAATAATTGAATAACTAATTGTATATTTTACCttttctattatatatatttcagGTAAcccttttattataattatacttaagatatataaattttattatgtgaATGATTCaggttataatatatatatatatatttttgagatttTAAAAGTGATATAATTTCAATTTTACTccttaaaataaactaaaattttaaatatatatctatatatctcATACTGACACGTGACACACTTACCCtgtctcttttcttcttctttttcttctttccatTTTATAATGAGGGTTAATTTGCAGTTTTGGTCCTTCTAATATGCTTAAAATTGAGATTTAAgccttatactttaattttaatataattctttctttatatttttataatgttattgaTTAATTCAAATAGTTAATATAGTTAACTTTTCGATTACAATGTTACgtggttatatataatttgaaagtAGGTTTTTAAATCCAGAATTTAGAgggattaaattcttaaaaataaaagtagaaggactaaattctaaatgtgCAAAGTATAGAGACTTAGAGTCATGGTTATTTGATCCGGACCGGATTGGCTGGGGTATCGGCTTGAAGAGAGGCATTAGGTCGTTTGACCTATGAACTGGTACGAACTAATTGAATCAAACTAAAAATGGATTGAGCCGGAttcttttatgatttttaatgatttatttaattgaatcctACAAACCAATGGCATGACAAATTCGACCATTGGTCCAGTTCTAAAAATCTTGCTTAGAGTATATATTAATCAACTATATTAGTACaacattttttttaatattataatttatattctctcttataaataattaatatattattagaattttaaaaatatcccATTATCATTTTTATACCCTAAGATATCTTTGTCCAATATATGCAATTAGACTTATTTTAATTGCCTTATTTATGAATTAAATatactttttaattaatttttggtgaattaattattgtatataatatataattaattcgTTTAAATAGATATCTTTAATTCGTGGCTGCCAAAGGCATGGCGTGTTGCCTGTCTGTcattttttttaaaggaaaaaagaaatatttttttcctttgtttattATCATTGATGAACTGAAtcttcaatttattttaaaaaaaaatgtaattaTGTACTCTCTTTTATTAAGATATGGTTGTTGTTGAGGGAGATTGATTTTGCGAGAAAAAATGTTTTAGGTGTTGTCTATTGGACAATCAGTTAAATCTTTTGAATTGTATTTAAGTTTTATCTCTCGTTTTTGTCAAGAGTCTTAAAGTTCATAGAGGAGAGCATTTCTGTCAGTAGTAATACGACCTGCAAGGTTTATGAGATAAGTGTTGGTATattgtaaaatattaattatgcAAATCACTTGCATGAGAGAGACTCAAACCACCAATTTTAAAGAATCGATCATCGACTCAACATCCAGCGGcaatcccgaactcaaatgtTGTGAtgttataaattttttttcttggCATGTGCTTAGGAAGTCTTTTTGGcaatatgatcattttgtatctTGATGGTATTTGaatgttatgtgtatatgtgtttctATATGTGGTTGATGGAAATGGTCAAGTTGATGTTATATTGCTATAGTAGTTTGGTTATGTGCATAATGGTTTGATAGTTGAGAAGTTAATATGCTAGGTGCGTATTTGGTTAATGCAAAGTTGTGATAATGATGGTTGGTACATAGTTTTGCAACGGATGACAGTATTTGGTGTATGTTTTATAAGTGAATTTGAATGTTTTATCATGTATTGGAAGGGTTAAGTGATGCATGCTTAGTTCAAGCTTATCAACAGCTAGTAAGTTCATGTTTATATCTATGTTATGTTTGAAAATTATTTGGTAGTTCAAGTATTTAGGTTATAAAGCTTATATGAAATCAAATGTTGAATGCTTGAATGCTTGAATATTTGGCTTGATATTGAGGTGTAGACACATTCGTTAGACATTTAGGTTGATTGTGTAGGTGATATTAAGATGTCTTTGGTTGATATAGTTTACTTTTGATCAGTATGTGATTTGGACATAGAAATGAACATTTTAAAGATAAGTTATTACTATTTCTGAGCTCAAGTATCGATATTTTGGcatttggtatcgatacttgaCCATATGAGCAGTTTTTAAAGCTAATAGAATGCTAAAATGATATCGATGCTTATACAAGTATCGATTTTTGTTCATAAAATATCGATGCCCTTGTTTTTGTAAATAATCAGAATCTTGATTTGGTATCAATACCAAATAAAGTATCGAAACGGCATCGATACCAActtaaaaatgttgaaattttacAATTCAACTCTATTTTTTGCTTGGATTTCACGATTAGGTCCATATAGAATtgcaaaatatttttatatttgattgTAGGTGATTTGATgataattaattgaaattttagttaataaatTACATGCAACTTATTTGATTTTTGCTTATAGCATTCTATTACCTAAGTCCGATGATCGAATCGGATAAATAATGTTACATTAATGATATTAATGTGATAACTCTCGTGATAgtttatatgtattttattacttacgaataatataaaaaaatttatgaactttttttattttttatgaaatatacATGAGTTAGGAATTTTCTATTAGgggttgaaataaaattaaaaattcttgaGGGTCAAaggtataaattttatataaaaaacttaaattagactataatttttcaaagattaCTCAGCTTGTGGTTCACTTAAGGGATTTAATACCCTTTTCTGCCTGTTTCTCCTTTTAGATGGACGGTTTGTTAAcagtgaaaataaaattaaatattataatataagacaaaaaaaataaactaaataaaagaaaatactcATGCAAAGGTGGAAGATGAACTGCTTGTAGGCTTCAATGAACAGCAACCTTTATAGGCTATGTAGTAGGGTTGTGGGACTCCTACTATATGATTAGATGAAGAAGGCTCCTAAGTAGACAGCTGGTGCTATAACATGCATTGGGATGTAACACATGTATTGCAAGAAGTCTTCCAAATGATTTTTCATCGGATAATGTAGGTCTCTAGGTAGACAGGCCCCTTAGTTTAAGTGAGCACTTGGGATGTAGGATTGAcagtaaaatattttttttagaatctagagttaaaatttattgaattttttatatttaagataaattatataaatattaaaagttaaatttattattaaattaataaaaaattactgattaaaatatttaattttaaaaattttagtgattaaataaaaagttaataattaaatgactaaaataaaataaaaatcataattgagTGActgtaattttctaaatacctcaGCAacctaataattttatatttttaactttaaataaaaaaaatctatatTAGCTATTTCCAAGAGATATCCAATATTTTCCGACAGTATATACTCGAGATTCCCATTGACAAGTATTACCCACAAATCTCCATCCCTCGTATACTAAACAATTTCGATTCAACCCCAATAAGCCTAAAACCTACAAATTCACTTCCTTCTGCCTCAAGTCTTTAACCCCATCAAAGTTCTTCCCTTTTACTTACACAATCAAACCATATCCCACAAAAAAACCGAAGGAAAAGGGAGAAAATAAAGCATGGGCATGATGGAGAACTCTGCAATTTTCATGGCACCATTACTCCTTCGCAACACAGTGACTTCTTTACTTGTTTATGCCGATAAATCCATCTTAGTTTTAGCAGAAAAATACAAGGTACTCGAAATCTTTCGTTATCTCGTCATTGCTTCCTTTCCCTTCTTCCTACGCTTGTTCCCTTCTTTTTCACAATCTTTAAAAGCGGACGATGATTCCACCCAAAGCAGCGGCTACTTCGTTGGCTATGGTGGTGTTGGTGACTCGGGGATCGGTCGGGCACTTTCGCAGCTGCTGTGGAGCGTTAATGACATTCCTGTTAGCTCTAGCAAGTATGGGATCGTTCGATCTTTAGCGGAACAGCTTATAGAAGAGAACAATAAGGAAGATATTGAAGCTTTGCGTGAAATGAATCGGACGGTTTTATCGGCGGCTTTTTCGAGGACACTTTGCCTGGTTGAAGCTGCAATGCTTGAATTGGGGCAAGGCTGGGTTGGTCATTATGGTGCTGGGTTTGGACCGGTTTGTTATCAGTTGAATCGGCTTTTACGTGCGGTTGGGGTAGGGAGTGGGAGAGTGGGTGTGAGCCGTTCGGGGAATTCGATGGAGAAGCTGGCGGCTGAGTTGCTTTGGTTGGCGGAGGAATTGGCTGGTTGTGGATTTGAGGAAGAGGCTGTTGAGAGATGGGCATCGGCTTCAAATCTCGCCGGGCTTTCTTTGTCGGCTGAACCGCGTCTTCAAGGTTCCCTGGTAAACGTTTCGGGTATGTTTCCCTCTATTTTTGGTTTTAGTCCTTCTACTATcctaaaattttaagatttagtATTCGccataatttagtccttctactATCCTAAAGTACATGTCAGAATTTTGATTAATAGTATTAAATTTAAGggtaaattgttaaaatagttaTTGTTATTTACCTCATATTACATTttgtcacttatatttgaaatattatgttttagtgATTTACGttaatatgttataatattttagtttTTGAGCCATTAATTATCGTTAATGGTGTAATGGTAAGTTAACatgacacgttaaatcatcatttcaaacaaatattttaggttaaattatataattaatcttaatatatattttttattttgagcaatttaacttttatatatatattttttcaatctTTTTGCATTTCctttattttcttctattttccatctcttttaacataattttctatGCATTCCATTTATTAGAACTGGTCTTTATACTTTCATTTTCttgaaaacaaataaaaacattaaaaatcacaTTAAAAAATACGAAGGAGGAAAACAAAGTAAGAaacaaaaagaatgaaaaaagaaaagaaaaattttaaaatataaaggaaaaaaattaaattattcaaaataaaaaaaatatggaaaCTAATTGTAtgctttaatttaaaattttgtttgaaataattatttaatgtgtCACGTCGGTTCTTGTTATACTATTAATGACAATTAACAACTCAAAGAATAAAATGTTATAGCATGTTAAATGTAAGTGATTAGATCGTAATATcttaaacataagtgactaaaatgtagtTTGATGTAAACAAAAatgaatattttgataatttactcTAAATTTAACCAACTTTACTATCAATGACATTGAAAAAGATCAGAAATTTAGAATTGAAGTATGGgaccaaaatcataattttagcaAAGAAAAATAGTCGAAAAAGACAAAGTCTTAGGCCGTTCGCCTGTTCGAATGGCTGACAGTGCTTGCAATATTCTTCCAATAGGGACTTGGTCTATTTTATGCCAAATTTCGAACCCTCTTAATCTTGTTTGACTATCATTTTGTTGTACATTTCCCTCACGTAATCTTTCATTCTTTCAACATAAGGGCCCAAAAGACAAGTCCATGATTATTTTGATAAATGACTTTTAGGTACCTTGGTGTTTATGTTGTTACCTGTATCTTAAATGACCCAAGTCCGAGTAACATATCTTCTTGCGCATGTTTATTCATAATGCAGCTTTCTTATTCAAACAAATGAAGGATATGGATTCGGAAGCGACCGAAGAAGGGTCGAGGCAAACGAAGATGAAGATGCTAACTTCATGGCTGCCATTGTTGTGCAGAGGTAGTAACGGCACGGACATGCCGGTACTGAGCCTAAGCGAAAGAGCCGAGCTCGAGAAGATATTGGAAGACACCATCGCCATGCTACAACACGAAGAGCAGGAGCAAGTGCTTTCGCTTTGGCTTCACCATTTCACGTATTGCCCATCTTCCGACTGGCCTAACCTCCATGCTTCGTATGCTCGATGGTGCACCACTTCTCGTAAGCTCTTTCTTCCTCCATTCAAGATGTAAGCCTGAATCATCtttgaattatataataaatatttgaagCTCAATGATTAGGATATTTATATGGGTATTATTTTATGAACCTGCCTAAATTGTatgaatcttttttctttttatataagTTTGTTCTTGATCCAAGTATAGTCAGAAAAATCTTGGTACAACCATAACCGTGGATTCATGTCTGTACTAACAACTCTGatttatttttcacttttaaTTAAGTACGAGGATCAAattctaacaaattaaaataaaagattagTTTTTCAAGTTTATAAAGTAGAAGGATGGAATTtagaattagacccaaaagtagTACCtagtattttataatattatgttaatttattattttcacatagTATCTATAAAAAAAAGTAAATCTCATTTTAGTTAATGAACGTAGCAACTATTGAATgagtcaaaattaaaatttgaaattgaataatatagagACAAAATAATTTATAGACCATTATATTAAatacaaataatatatattaattactttaaaagtatttaaaatttatattttatataccattatattaaattatttaaatattatataatttaactagttCTTTATTTTTCACTGTCTTgttcaaaaaatatattttaaccttCAATCACAATTTTTTACAATAACGAAgaactttaaaaattattaaatcatatttttttaCAGTACTTTTCTACTACATTTTTCAAGCAATATTCAATCGTAATAGCAATGAACAACTAacgtttaaaattttattggatattttaatattaatggctatcctaattatatttttaatggaATTTTATTGGATTTTTAATGGCTAAACTAAATTCGACTTAAATATATATTAGAAAAACAATTAAAAccttctttaaaaataaaattgtaaactAATCATTAGCTTCAGTGGCTAGGAATTAGCAGGCTTCGGTCTTTTCTAAAATAGGAAAAATTcatttagatattttataatttttaaaattttaaattaataatgataaatttatattttagtctacttaaaaataataaattttaatttaatcatttaaaatttattaagatataagctattaaaattataaaactatatttaactatcataaaaatatataatttaattttaattcaaaatattatttttagcttGGCCCTAATTAGCTGTAATTGATGGAAACCCTTCgtgtttttcttttttgttgcATTAAAATAAGAAAGCATAAACGCCAAGCAAATTCCATTTTATTCTCAAATTTACGTACAcgtaaatattatttaaagattaaattattatttaaaatcttccaaaataaaaagtgtaataatttaaatgaaaaagcGAACTTTATTAAAGTGTTTCAGTTTGCTGTTTGTCTTTAGACAGTGAGGACCTGACTTTAAAACAATTATTTGCCTACTTTTTTATTTCTCTTAATAATTAGTATGGTTTTCACggtgttggattaattattattatttaattaaattatcgtGTAAAATTAAACAAAACGAGACTATACAAACATTTTGGGTTAAAGATTACTGGCCAAATACTGGATCACACTTTGgaatttcagaatttatctatacCTATGCACGGAGAAAACAAATCGTACGTTGAGCAATAAAGCTCAGTGATATTTTCATGATTCAAGTCAGTATAATACAAGTTTAATTCAAATGCACACATTGTAGCCa contains these protein-coding regions:
- the LOC108458214 gene encoding probable protein phosphatase 2C 9, yielding MDNLCCFNSIVGGRSSCSSGKGRSHNGAVKYGFALLKGKANHPMEDYHVAKFTQLQGHELGLFAIYDGHLGDSVPAYLQKHLLPNILKDEEFWTDPNRSILKAYEKTDQAILSHSPDLGRGGSTAVTAILIDGRKLWVANVGDSRAVLSKNGQAMQMSIDHEPSTERGSIENRGGFVSNLPGDVARVNGQLAVSRAFGDKNLKLHLRSDPDIQNADINSNTDLLILASDGLWKVMSNQEAVDIAKKTKDPQRAAKKLAAEALNRDSKDDISCIVVRLKG
- the LOC108459476 gene encoding uncharacterized protein LOC108459476, whose product is MGMMENSAIFMAPLLLRNTVTSLLVYADKSILVLAEKYKVLEIFRYLVIASFPFFLRLFPSFSQSLKADDDSTQSSGYFVGYGGVGDSGIGRALSQLLWSVNDIPVSSSKYGIVRSLAEQLIEENNKEDIEALREMNRTVLSAAFSRTLCLVEAAMLELGQGWVGHYGAGFGPVCYQLNRLLRAVGVGSGRVGVSRSGNSMEKLAAELLWLAEELAGCGFEEEAVERWASASNLAGLSLSAEPRLQGSLVNVSAFLFKQMKDMDSEATEEGSRQTKMKMLTSWLPLLCRGSNGTDMPVLSLSERAELEKILEDTIAMLQHEEQEQVLSLWLHHFTYCPSSDWPNLHASYARWCTTSRKLFLPPFKM